From a region of the Takifugu flavidus isolate HTHZ2018 chromosome 20, ASM371156v2, whole genome shotgun sequence genome:
- the LOC130517453 gene encoding homer protein homolog 1-like isoform X1 produces the protein MGEQPIFSTRAHVFQIDPSTKKNWVPTSKHAVTVSYFFDSTRNVYRIISLDGSKAIINSTITPNMTFTKTSHKFGQWADSRANTVYGLGFPSESHLTKFADKFAEFKEAARLAKEKSQEKIELTSTPSQGGAVKRDVLSVNKPVKKKESTSGDQQSPLTPGNFNGTDEEPVTPGTPQRPEVRAEPSQNALPFSQSSSSIGKHWEAELEALKGNNAKLTAALLESTANVKQWKQQLAAYQEEAERLHKRVTELECVSSQTTAIKSQKTELNQTIEELEAALRAKEEELQRLKAEVESANEFQTRKDSLTLKLQDTESRNQTLEAQLRELEQRLESSQQERDAFHKSLRSLLELLDSKILELTELRDTLAKLLQSS, from the exons ATGGG AGAGCAGCCCATCTTCAGCACGCGGGCCCACGTCTTCCAGATCGACCCCAGCACCAAGAAGaactgggtcccgaccagtaaACACGCTGTCACGGTCTCCTACTTCTTCGACAGCACCAGGAATGTATATCGAATCATCAGCCTGGATGGTTCcaag GCCATCATCAACAGCACCATCACTCCCAACATGACCTTCACCAAGACGTCCCACAAGTTCGGCCAGTGGGCCGACAGCCGGGCCAACACGGTCTACGGCCTCGGCTTCCCGTCCGAGAGCCACCTGACCAAA TTTGCAGATAAATTCGCGGAGTTCAAAGAGGCGGCTCGGTTAGCCAAAGAGAAGTCTCAGGAGAAGATTGAGCTCACCAGCACTCCGTCTCAG GGTGGCGCCGTAAAGAGGGATGTGTTGTCTGTcaacaaacctgtaaaaaagaAG GAGTCCACCTCCGGGGATCAGcagtcacctttgaccccgggAAACTTCAACGGGACGGACGAAGAGCCGGTCACGCCGGGCACACCTCAGCGCCCTGAAGTCAGAGCGGAGccttcccagaatgcacttccCTTCTCACAGAG TTCGTCCAGTATCGGTAAGCACTGGGAGGCGGAGCTAGAGGCTCTGAAGGGAAACAACGCCAAGCTGACGGCGGCTCTGCTGGAGTCCACGGCCAACGTCAAACAGTGGAAACAGCAGCTGGCGGCGTATCAGGAGGAGGCCGAGCGGCTCCACAAAAGG GTGACGGAGCTGGAGTGCGTGAGCAGCCAAACGACGGCGATCAAATCCCAAAAGACAGAACTCAACCAAACGATAGAAGAGCTGGAGGCGGCTCTGAGGGCCAAGGAAGag GAATTGCAGAGACTCAAAGCGGAAGTGGAGAGTGCCAACGAGTTCCAGACTCGGAAAGACTCGCTCACGCtcaagctgcag GACACGGAGTCGAGGAACCAGACGCTGGAGGCCCAGCtgagggagctggagcagcgCCTGGAGAGCAGCCAGCAGGAGCGGGACGCCTTTCACAAGAGCCTGCGctcgctgctggagctgctggacagcaAGATCCTGGAGCTGACGGAGCTGCGGGACACCCTGGCCAAGCTCCTCCAGAGCAGCTAG
- the LOC130517453 gene encoding homer protein homolog 1-like isoform X2, with amino-acid sequence MGEQPIFSTRAHVFQIDPSTKKNWVPTSKHAVTVSYFFDSTRNVYRIISLDGSKAIINSTITPNMTFTKTSHKFGQWADSRANTVYGLGFPSESHLTKFADKFAEFKEAARLAKEKSQEKIELTSTPSQESTSGDQQSPLTPGNFNGTDEEPVTPGTPQRPEVRAEPSQNALPFSQSSSSIGKHWEAELEALKGNNAKLTAALLESTANVKQWKQQLAAYQEEAERLHKRVTELECVSSQTTAIKSQKTELNQTIEELEAALRAKEEELQRLKAEVESANEFQTRKDSLTLKLQDTESRNQTLEAQLRELEQRLESSQQERDAFHKSLRSLLELLDSKILELTELRDTLAKLLQSS; translated from the exons ATGGG AGAGCAGCCCATCTTCAGCACGCGGGCCCACGTCTTCCAGATCGACCCCAGCACCAAGAAGaactgggtcccgaccagtaaACACGCTGTCACGGTCTCCTACTTCTTCGACAGCACCAGGAATGTATATCGAATCATCAGCCTGGATGGTTCcaag GCCATCATCAACAGCACCATCACTCCCAACATGACCTTCACCAAGACGTCCCACAAGTTCGGCCAGTGGGCCGACAGCCGGGCCAACACGGTCTACGGCCTCGGCTTCCCGTCCGAGAGCCACCTGACCAAA TTTGCAGATAAATTCGCGGAGTTCAAAGAGGCGGCTCGGTTAGCCAAAGAGAAGTCTCAGGAGAAGATTGAGCTCACCAGCACTCCGTCTCAG GAGTCCACCTCCGGGGATCAGcagtcacctttgaccccgggAAACTTCAACGGGACGGACGAAGAGCCGGTCACGCCGGGCACACCTCAGCGCCCTGAAGTCAGAGCGGAGccttcccagaatgcacttccCTTCTCACAGAG TTCGTCCAGTATCGGTAAGCACTGGGAGGCGGAGCTAGAGGCTCTGAAGGGAAACAACGCCAAGCTGACGGCGGCTCTGCTGGAGTCCACGGCCAACGTCAAACAGTGGAAACAGCAGCTGGCGGCGTATCAGGAGGAGGCCGAGCGGCTCCACAAAAGG GTGACGGAGCTGGAGTGCGTGAGCAGCCAAACGACGGCGATCAAATCCCAAAAGACAGAACTCAACCAAACGATAGAAGAGCTGGAGGCGGCTCTGAGGGCCAAGGAAGag GAATTGCAGAGACTCAAAGCGGAAGTGGAGAGTGCCAACGAGTTCCAGACTCGGAAAGACTCGCTCACGCtcaagctgcag GACACGGAGTCGAGGAACCAGACGCTGGAGGCCCAGCtgagggagctggagcagcgCCTGGAGAGCAGCCAGCAGGAGCGGGACGCCTTTCACAAGAGCCTGCGctcgctgctggagctgctggacagcaAGATCCTGGAGCTGACGGAGCTGCGGGACACCCTGGCCAAGCTCCTCCAGAGCAGCTAG
- the si:ch1073-398f15.1 gene encoding cardiomyopathy-associated protein 5, with amino-acid sequence MDSSAEGAEMDGEMTALVHENAEDQGFVVGDEVEHLQNSLREVIQDDNVRPTMQFLMMDSSFSMVTLQGEDSGIAWETTPSRCSTPWASEGGSLALDLGSQGALRSSTPSSAAAGKIIFVMDEGMMSRRKRSRESDQKRRSDRQREAALQSSGAISERPELAEVSQPNMKPDDGDEDVPNDPPADKEQKLFSLVSEGSEILNIVVPTKLATVDEEESREMVDNLSYLEDRPVPKASEDPQELPLGTSTAGPGAEAAVPIRVTDPPGAPVTRPLDRRASGVVDYFEAYTLIDAQAPGGPAVIAQAVEPKPEVAMETQDSVTPLQKPTTGTTADLEKPDTVSLEEFTSDLLDEVFYGGTEQKPEGGSDGAARGPPSKGPSKPSGSILFGREEDVLTPIFLPDGPPKIIDPILLEEPKAMAFLYTDLYEEAMGCRTKEEDAESVGSEKSFHSRHSDREARGYLEKYVLIDETPVVEMEAVDKGNHAEEGLRVLSQELYDYKPEKEILPEPEEEITDFLRSSANSSPCEMEPFDRSLNTEETTETKEKTKKVVAIKAEPELENPVDPASILDFECPYEELDWGLTDDHLAVLDIKTHPTDPEVWRDSYLQKPVAPPRKKETSPKTRLDLCPLTPVDVQVKEDAGGKEQGVGEKETETAPAKSVDEEDAGEPPQTCRLALAAAEPAQSGSTGDSDEPPPRSMTPPVDEGDGAEQGTREAEGAAEPGDHGSSDSNRTIGSQKEKEGVQMPAEAAKEKARCIIL; translated from the exons ATGGACTCTTCTGCTGAGGGGGCAGAGATGGATGGCGAGATGACGGCGTTGGTGCACGAAAACGCTGAAGATCAAGGCTTTGTTGTTGGCGATGAAGTGGAGCACCTTCAAAACAG TTTACGTGAAGTCATCCAGGATGACAACGTCCGGCCCACCATGCAGTTCCTGATGATGGACTCTTCCTTCTCCATGGTGACACTGCAAGGCGAGGACAGCGGCATCGCCTGGGAGACCACCCCGAGCCGCTGCAGCACGCCCTGGGCGTCGGAAGGCGGGAGCCTCGCCCTGGATCTGGGCTCTCAGGGTGCGCTGCGGTCCTCGACGCCCTCGTCTGCTGCAGCCGGGAAGATCATCTTTGTGATGGACGAAGGGATGATGTCCAGacggaagaggagcagagagagcgaCCAGAAAAGGAGGtcggacagacagagagaagctgCCCTGCAGAGTTCTGGGGCGATTTCCGAGAGGCCCGAGTTGGCGGAGGTTTCTCAACCAAACATGAAACCCGACGACGGTGACGAAGACGTCCCGAATGATCCCCCCGCTGACAAGGAGCAAAAGCTTTTCAGTTTAGTGTCTGAAGGCTCCGAAATCCTCAACATCGTCGTTCCCACCAAACTGGCCActgtggatgaggaggagagcagagagatggTGGACAACCTGTCTTACCTGGAGGACAGGCCCGTCCCTAAGGCCAGTGAAGACCCTCAGGAGCTGCCTCTGGGGACCTCAACAGCAGGTCCCGGTGCAGAAGCAGCTGTCCCCATCAGGGTGACGGACCCACCAGGGGCCCCAGTGACCAGGCCTCTGGACAGAAGAGCTTCTGGGGTGGTGGACTACTTTGAGGCTTACACCCTGATCGACGCCCAGGCACCTGGAGGTCCTGCTGTCATCGCCCAAGCGGTGGAACCAAAGCCAgaagttgccatggaaacccagGACTCCGTGACACCTTTGCAGAAACCTACCACTGGGACAACCGCCGACCTGGAAAAGCCAGACACAGTCAGCCTCGAGGAATTCACCAGTGATCTTCTGGACGAAGTCTTCTACGGGGGTACAGAGCAGAAACCAGAGGGCGGCAGCGATGGTGCGGCCAGAGGGCCCCCCTCCAAGGGCCCTTCAAAACCAAGCGGCTCCATTTTGTTTGGCCGCGAGGAAGATGTCCTGACTCCAATCTTTTTACCAGACGGCCCACCGAAAATCATCGATCCTATTTTACTGGAGGAACCCAAAGCCATGGCCTTCCTCTACACGGACCTGTACGAGGAGGCGATGGGATGTCGGACAAAAGAAGAAGACGCGGAAAGCGTGGGCTCCGAGAAGTCCTTCCACAGCAGACACTCAGACCGGGAGGCCAGGGGATACTTGGAGAAATACGTGCTTATAGACGAGACTCCCGTGGTGGAAATGGAAGCAGTAGATAAAGGAAACCACGCGGAGGAAGGGCTCCGGGTGCTGTCCCAGGAGTTGTATGATTACAAGCCTGAGAAAGAAATTCTGccagagccagaggaggagatcaCGGATTTCCTCAGGTCCAGTGCCAACTCCTCTCCCTGTGAGATGGAACCTTTTGATCGATCCCTCAACACggaggagacgacagagaccAAAGAAAAGACCAAAAAAGTCGTTGCCATCAAAGCAGAACCAGAGTTGGAGAACCCGGTCGATCCAGCAAGCATCCTGGACTTTGAGTGTCCTTACGAGGAACTGGACTGGGGACTAACAGATGATCACCTAGCTGTCCTGGATAtaaaaacccatccgacagatCCGGAAGTGTGGCGAGACTCTTACTTGCAAAAGCCGGTCGCCCCCCcgagaaaaaaggaaacttcCCCTAAGACACGTTTGGATctctgccctttgaccccagtCGATGTTCAGGTAAAAGAAGACGCGGGTGGGAAGGAACAGGGAGTTGGGGAAAAGGAGACGGAGACAGCGCCAGCAAAGTCCGTCGACGAAGAGGACGCTGGGGAACCTCCGCAGACCTGCAGGCTGGctttagctgcagcagagccagcaCAGAGCGGAAGTACCGGGGACAGTGATGAACCGCCTCCCAGAAGCATGACCCCACCTGTAGACGAGGGAGACGGAGCAGAACAGGGGACACGTGAGGCCGAAGGCGCTGCAGAACCCGGAGACCATGGCTCATCAGACTCAAACAGAACCATTGGTAgtcaaaaggaaaaagaaggcGTTCAAATGCCAGCAGAGGCAGCCAAAGAGAAAGCACGTTGTATAATTCTGTAG
- the dtwd2 gene encoding tRNA-uridine aminocarboxypropyltransferase 2 yields the protein MDHVPSSYSSSAAEENGTETYDGSPVKDELADAFGDLTTLQAEALIPESRRPTCLRCCRPEKVCLCPFFPPQPLEVSTSLYVVQHPAEGGRVLRTVPLLAACLPQGKCNIIVGRRFSEERYPELAAICRDSRTLILYPGPKSENLEELVQREEIGTEKHNVIIIDGTWSQAKNMFLKNSLLHLPKQVQLNGTLSSQYVIRTQPSNICLSTLESAAYALSILEKNDSIQEVLLRPLKALCSFQLDHGAQIHHSKEHLLKNGMYDKPMPTNKSKIKRMEKLVTDHKICPR from the exons ATGGATCATGTCCCAAGTTCATACTCGTCATCAGCTGCAGAAGAAAATGGCACTGAAACATACGACGGTTCCCCGGTGAAAGACGAATTAGCCGACGCTTTTGGTGACTTAACCACTTTACAGGCCGAGGCTTTGATTCCGGAGAGTAGACGACCGACGTGTTTGCGGTGCTG TCGCCCAGAGAAGGTGTGTCTCTGTCCCTTTTTCCCTCCGCAACCCCTCGAAGTCTCAACATCTCTGTATGTTGTGCAGCATCCTGCAGAA GGGGGCAGGGTGCTTCGCACTGTTCCGCTGCTGGCTGCATGTTTACCTCAAGGAAAATGCAACATCATAGTTGGAAGAAGATTCAGCGAAGAGAG GTATCCAGAGCTGGCTGCCATTTGCCGAGATAGCAGAACACTCATCCTGTATCCAGGCCCCAAATCTGAAAATCTGGAGGAATTAGTGCAACGAGAAGAAATAGGCACTGAGAAACATAACGTGATCATCATAGATGGCACCTGGAGTCAGGCTAAAAATATGTTCCTTAAAAACAGCCTGTTACACCTCCCAAAACAG GTGCAGCTCAATGGAACTCTGTCCAGTCAGTATGTGATTCGTACCCAGCCCTCCAACATCTGTCTGTCCACACTGGAAAGCGCTGCCTACGCCCTCTCAATCCTAGAGAAGAACGACAGCATCCAAGAG GTCTTACTGAGGCCCCTGAAGGCCCTCTGCTCCTTCCAGCTGGACCACGGTGCCCAGATTCATCACAGCAAGGAGCATCTGCTGAAGAACGGCATGTACGACAAACCCATGCCAACAAACAAGAGCAAGATTAAAAGGATGGAAAAGCTGGTTACCGACCACAAGATCTGCCCCAGATGA
- the LOC130517452 gene encoding cytotoxic granule associated RNA binding protein TIA1-like isoform X2 — protein sequence MDDEQPKTLYVGNLSRDVTEALILELFGQIGPCKSCKMIVDTAGHDPYCFVEFYEHRHATATIAAMNGRKILGKEVKVNWATTPTSQKKDTSSHFHVFVGDLSPEITTDDIKAAFGPFGKISDCRVVKDMATGKSKGYGFVSFFNKWDAENAIQQMGGQWLGGRQIRTNWATRKPAPKTTNETTNTKQLSFDEVVNQSSPSNCTVYCGGVTTGLTEQIMRQTFSPFGHIMEIRVFPDKGYSFVRFNSHEAAAHAIVSVNGTTIEGYVVKCYWGKETTDMVSPMQQVQMPQNTMSFAAQHYSQWGQWYGNTQQIGQYVPNGWQVPSYGVYGQTWDQQGYNQLHAGAGWTGMSAVSNGGMVEPGQGVNGTMLTNQTGMSTAGYPTH from the exons atGGACGACGAACAGCCCAAAACCCT GTATGTGGGGAATCTGTCCAGGGATGTGACAGAGGCCCTCATCTTGGAGTTGTTTGGCCAGATTGGACCCTGCAAGAGCTGTAAAATGATAGTAGAT ACAGCAGGCCATGATCCGTACTGCTTTGTGGAATTCTATGAACATAGACACGCCACTGCCACAATCGCAGCCATGAATGGTCGGAAAATTCTGGGTAAG GAAGTCAAGGTCAACTGGGCCACGACGCCAACCAGCCAAAAGAAAGACACAAGCA GTCACTTCCACGTCTTCGTTGGAGATCTAAGTCCTGAAATCACCACAGATGACATCAAAGCGGCTTTTGGGCCCTTTGGGAAAATATC GGACTGTCGGGTGGTCAAAGACATGGCCACAGGTAAATCTAAAGGATATGGCTTTGTCTCCTTCTTCAACAAATGG GATGCAGAGAACGCCATACAGCAGATGGGTGGGCAGTGGCTGGGAGGCAGGCAGATCAGAACCAACTGGGCCACAAGGAAGCCCGCCCCCAAGACTACAAATGAAA CTACTAACACCAAGCAACTATCTTTTGACGAAGTGGTCAACCAGTCCAGCCCCAGCAACTGCACTGTTTACTGCGGGGGGGTGACAACAGGTctcacag AGCAAATTATGAGACAGACCTTCTCACCCTTTGGCCATATAATGGAAATCCGCGTGTTCCCAGACAAAGGCTACTCATTTGTGAG GTTCAACTCTCACGAGGCAGCAGCTCACGCCATCGTGTCCGTCAATGGCACGACCATCGAGGGCTACGTCGTCAAGTGTTACTGGGGCAAGGAGACGACGGATATGGTCAGCCCCATGCAGCAGGTGCAGATGCCGCAG AACACCATGAGCTTTGCAGCGCAGCACTACAGCCAGTGGGGGCAGTGGTACGGCAACACGCAGCAGATCGGACAGTACGTCCCCAACGGATGGCAGGTACCCAGCTATGGCGTCTACGGGCAGACCTGGGATCAACAGGGTTACAA TCAGTTACATGCCGGGGCTGGGTGGACAGGCATGAGCGCCGTGAGCAACGGAGGCATGGTGGAGCCAGGTCAGGGGGTCAACGGGACGATGCTAACCAACCAGACTGGCATGAGCACCGCCGGCTACCCCACTCACTGA
- the LOC130517452 gene encoding cytotoxic granule associated RNA binding protein TIA1-like isoform X1: protein MDDEQPKTLYVGNLSRDVTEALILELFGQIGPCKSCKMIVDTAGHDPYCFVEFYEHRHATATIAAMNGRKILGKEVKVNWATTPTSQKKDTSSHFHVFVGDLSPEITTDDIKAAFGPFGKISDCRVVKDMATGKSKGYGFVSFFNKWDAENAIQQMGGQWLGGRQIRTNWATRKPAPKTTNETTNTKQLSFDEVVNQSSPSNCTVYCGGVTTGLTEQIMRQTFSPFGHIMEIRVFPDKGYSFVRFNSHEAAAHAIVSVNGTTIEGYVVKCYWGKETTDMVSPMQQVQMPQQNTMSFAAQHYSQWGQWYGNTQQIGQYVPNGWQVPSYGVYGQTWDQQGYNQLHAGAGWTGMSAVSNGGMVEPGQGVNGTMLTNQTGMSTAGYPTH from the exons atGGACGACGAACAGCCCAAAACCCT GTATGTGGGGAATCTGTCCAGGGATGTGACAGAGGCCCTCATCTTGGAGTTGTTTGGCCAGATTGGACCCTGCAAGAGCTGTAAAATGATAGTAGAT ACAGCAGGCCATGATCCGTACTGCTTTGTGGAATTCTATGAACATAGACACGCCACTGCCACAATCGCAGCCATGAATGGTCGGAAAATTCTGGGTAAG GAAGTCAAGGTCAACTGGGCCACGACGCCAACCAGCCAAAAGAAAGACACAAGCA GTCACTTCCACGTCTTCGTTGGAGATCTAAGTCCTGAAATCACCACAGATGACATCAAAGCGGCTTTTGGGCCCTTTGGGAAAATATC GGACTGTCGGGTGGTCAAAGACATGGCCACAGGTAAATCTAAAGGATATGGCTTTGTCTCCTTCTTCAACAAATGG GATGCAGAGAACGCCATACAGCAGATGGGTGGGCAGTGGCTGGGAGGCAGGCAGATCAGAACCAACTGGGCCACAAGGAAGCCCGCCCCCAAGACTACAAATGAAA CTACTAACACCAAGCAACTATCTTTTGACGAAGTGGTCAACCAGTCCAGCCCCAGCAACTGCACTGTTTACTGCGGGGGGGTGACAACAGGTctcacag AGCAAATTATGAGACAGACCTTCTCACCCTTTGGCCATATAATGGAAATCCGCGTGTTCCCAGACAAAGGCTACTCATTTGTGAG GTTCAACTCTCACGAGGCAGCAGCTCACGCCATCGTGTCCGTCAATGGCACGACCATCGAGGGCTACGTCGTCAAGTGTTACTGGGGCAAGGAGACGACGGATATGGTCAGCCCCATGCAGCAGGTGCAGATGCCGCAG CAGAACACCATGAGCTTTGCAGCGCAGCACTACAGCCAGTGGGGGCAGTGGTACGGCAACACGCAGCAGATCGGACAGTACGTCCCCAACGGATGGCAGGTACCCAGCTATGGCGTCTACGGGCAGACCTGGGATCAACAGGGTTACAA TCAGTTACATGCCGGGGCTGGGTGGACAGGCATGAGCGCCGTGAGCAACGGAGGCATGGTGGAGCCAGGTCAGGGGGTCAACGGGACGATGCTAACCAACCAGACTGGCATGAGCACCGCCGGCTACCCCACTCACTGA